A region from the Paenarthrobacter aurescens genome encodes:
- a CDS encoding RNA-binding protein: MLAEALEHLVRGIVDSPEDVKVSAKNNRRGESLEVRVHQEDLGRVIGRQGRTARALRTVVAALAGGEQVRVDVVDTDRRR, translated from the coding sequence TTGCTGGCAGAAGCGCTCGAGCACTTGGTCCGTGGGATCGTTGACAGCCCTGAGGATGTCAAGGTCAGTGCCAAGAACAATCGCCGCGGGGAATCCCTCGAGGTGCGTGTTCACCAGGAGGACCTCGGACGGGTGATCGGCCGTCAGGGACGCACCGCACGCGCATTGCGCACAGTGGTTGCAGCTTTGGCTGGTGGCGAGCAGGTCAGGGTCGACGTCGTCGACACCGACCGTCGCCGGTAA
- a CDS encoding YraN family protein — MVVMRAKDLLGRNGEALAADFLENQGMRIVDRNWRCRDGEIDIVAIEGNTLVVAEVKTRKSLDYGHPFEAVGATKLARLYRLSSLWCREHDLKALRRRIDVVSVIDSGFGEPFLEHLRGVL, encoded by the coding sequence GTGGTGGTCATGAGAGCAAAAGACCTGCTTGGCCGTAACGGCGAAGCACTGGCGGCTGATTTCCTGGAGAACCAGGGAATGAGGATCGTGGATCGCAATTGGCGGTGCCGTGACGGTGAGATCGACATCGTTGCGATCGAGGGCAACACGCTTGTTGTTGCCGAAGTGAAGACCCGGAAGAGCCTGGATTACGGTCATCCTTTTGAGGCCGTGGGCGCAACCAAGCTCGCCCGTCTATATCGGCTCTCTTCCTTGTGGTGCAGGGAACATGATCTGAAGGCGCTGCGACGACGGATTGATGTTGTGTCCGTAATTGACAGCGGCTTCGGTGAGCCGTTTCTGGAGCATTTGCGCGGTGTTCTCTGA
- the rplS gene encoding 50S ribosomal protein L19: MHILDVVDAASLRNDVPEFRAGDTLKVHVNIIEGKNSRVQVFQGFVLGRQGDGVRETFTVRKVSFGVGVERTFPVHSPIIDKIEVVTKGDVRRAKLYYMRALRGKAAKIKEKRDFAK, from the coding sequence ATGCATATCCTCGATGTCGTAGATGCAGCTTCGCTGCGTAATGATGTTCCCGAGTTCCGCGCGGGCGATACCCTCAAGGTTCACGTCAACATCATCGAAGGCAAGAACTCCCGTGTCCAGGTATTCCAGGGCTTCGTCCTGGGCCGCCAGGGTGACGGCGTTCGCGAAACCTTCACCGTCCGTAAGGTCTCCTTCGGTGTCGGCGTAGAGCGTACCTTCCCGGTACACTCCCCGATCATCGACAAGATCGAGGTCGTCACCAAGGGTGACGTCCGCCGCGCCAAGCTTTACTACATGCGTGCACTGCGCGGTAAGGCTGCGAAGATCAAGGAAAAGCGCGACTTCGCCAAGTAG
- a CDS encoding tyrosine recombinase XerC — translation MNGQPLPAPLQSAVEGFRRYLEGERARSAHTVRAYLADVESLLGFAVAEGVQELGQLQLGSLRRWLGAQSESGMARATLARRAATARSFTGWALREELIGTDPAVRLQAPKRDKSLPGVLQQQQIARMVDDLNTAAADGGPMALRNRAMVELLYATGIRVGELAGLDIDDLDPDRRTLRVVGKGNKERTVPFGVPAAVAVDDWLRRGRPAVVTAASGPALFLGVRGNRVDPRQVRAVVNKLLQALGDTSATGPHALRHSAATHLLDGGADLRAVQEILGHSSLATTQIYTHVSVDRLRKSYQQAHPRA, via the coding sequence GTGAACGGACAACCATTACCAGCACCGCTGCAAAGTGCTGTCGAGGGCTTTCGGCGTTACTTGGAAGGCGAACGGGCCAGGTCTGCTCACACAGTCCGTGCTTACCTGGCCGACGTCGAGAGTCTTCTCGGTTTCGCCGTGGCAGAGGGTGTCCAGGAGTTGGGGCAACTGCAGTTGGGCTCATTGCGGCGCTGGCTTGGAGCGCAAAGCGAGTCCGGCATGGCACGGGCCACACTGGCGCGCCGGGCCGCAACTGCCCGCTCCTTCACCGGTTGGGCGCTTCGGGAGGAACTCATCGGCACTGACCCGGCAGTCCGACTGCAGGCGCCCAAGCGGGACAAGTCCCTGCCGGGGGTCCTTCAGCAGCAGCAGATTGCCCGGATGGTGGACGATCTGAACACCGCCGCCGCTGACGGAGGGCCAATGGCATTGCGTAACAGGGCAATGGTGGAACTTCTATATGCCACCGGCATCCGCGTCGGTGAACTGGCCGGGCTGGACATCGATGACCTTGATCCTGATCGGCGTACGCTGCGGGTAGTGGGTAAAGGCAACAAGGAACGGACAGTCCCGTTCGGTGTTCCGGCTGCTGTGGCGGTTGATGACTGGCTGAGGCGAGGCAGGCCGGCGGTAGTAACAGCTGCAAGCGGGCCGGCGTTGTTCCTGGGGGTGCGTGGCAACCGGGTTGATCCGCGCCAAGTACGTGCTGTGGTCAACAAGCTGCTCCAGGCGTTGGGTGATACCTCGGCCACGGGGCCGCACGCGCTCCGGCACAGCGCGGCCACCCACTTGTTGGACGGGGGAGCGGACCTTCGCGCTGTGCAGGAAATTCTTGGGCACAGCAGCCTTGCTACTACGCAGATCTATACCCACGTCTCTGTGGACCGTCTCCGCAAGAGCTACCAGCAGGCGCACCCGAGGGCCTGA
- the rpsP gene encoding 30S ribosomal protein S16 produces MAVKIRLKRFGKMRAPYYRIVVMDARAKRDGRAIEEIGKYHPTEEPSYIEVASERAQYWLSVGAQPTEQVAAILKITGDWQKFKGLPGQEGTLKTKAPKEAFVAPEKGSVIIPEAITKKAKKDEAEAPAEAEAETTEAE; encoded by the coding sequence GTGGCCGTAAAGATTCGCCTTAAGCGCTTCGGTAAGATGCGCGCACCGTACTACCGCATCGTCGTCATGGATGCCCGCGCCAAGCGCGATGGCCGTGCCATTGAAGAGATCGGCAAGTACCACCCCACCGAAGAGCCGTCGTACATCGAGGTCGCTTCCGAGCGCGCCCAGTACTGGCTTTCAGTTGGTGCCCAGCCCACCGAGCAGGTTGCCGCGATCCTCAAGATCACCGGTGACTGGCAGAAGTTCAAGGGCCTGCCGGGCCAGGAAGGCACCCTGAAGACCAAAGCTCCGAAGGAAGCCTTCGTAGCCCCGGAGAAGGGTTCCGTTATCATCCCGGAAGCCATCACCAAGAAGGCCAAGAAGGACGAAGCCGAAGCTCCGGCCGAGGCTGAAGCAGAGACCACCGAGGCTGAGTAA
- a CDS encoding YifB family Mg chelatase-like AAA ATPase, with product MGVGRSYCVALVGLNGYIVEVEADIGQTLPNFIILGLPDAALNEAKERIRSAAQNSGIPLSRRKITANLIPASLPKRGSGFDLAITMAVLHAAGDIREIGGSVFIAELGLDGRLRPVRGILPAVMAAVQAGYPDIVVADANVTEASLVPGAKVRGYKTLARLAFDFGADPKELALDYNPVDVDVYSDDADIAPLMPDLCDVSGQGEARRALEVAAAGGHHMLLTGPPGAGKTMLAERLPGLLPDLAGTAAMEVTAIHSLAAVQSSALTLIRRPPFENPHHSATSAAIIGGGSGLPRPGAASRAHRGVLFLDEAPEYERRVLDALRQPLESGELVIHRSAGTAAYPARFQLVLAANPCPCGKASGKGMDCTCTAMMRRRYFGRISGPLLDRVDIQLQVERVSLADFGQAGKEEDTLTVAARVMAARERQHERLADMGLETNSQVPGRTLRGELRLAPGTTRILDTALERGTLTARGYDRVLRLAWTLADLAHSDTPDIDHIGQALGLRQAAAAT from the coding sequence ATGGGGGTCGGCCGCAGCTACTGCGTCGCCCTGGTGGGGCTCAACGGGTACATCGTGGAGGTCGAAGCGGACATCGGTCAAACCCTTCCCAACTTCATCATCCTGGGATTGCCGGATGCAGCTTTGAACGAGGCCAAGGAGCGCATCCGCTCCGCCGCCCAAAACTCCGGAATTCCCCTGAGCAGGCGTAAGATCACGGCCAACCTGATTCCAGCATCACTTCCCAAACGAGGCTCCGGGTTTGATCTGGCCATCACTATGGCCGTGCTGCATGCGGCCGGAGACATCCGTGAAATCGGCGGAAGTGTATTCATTGCTGAGCTTGGGCTGGACGGAAGATTAAGGCCTGTACGCGGCATCCTTCCTGCCGTGATGGCGGCCGTTCAGGCCGGCTACCCGGACATTGTGGTGGCTGATGCCAACGTTACGGAAGCATCGCTGGTCCCGGGTGCGAAGGTCCGCGGCTACAAGACACTTGCCCGGCTCGCCTTCGATTTCGGCGCGGATCCCAAAGAGCTCGCTCTGGATTACAACCCCGTTGACGTCGATGTCTACAGCGATGATGCGGATATTGCGCCGCTGATGCCCGATCTCTGTGACGTGTCCGGGCAGGGCGAGGCCCGCCGTGCCTTGGAAGTGGCCGCCGCCGGAGGACACCACATGTTGTTGACGGGGCCACCGGGAGCCGGCAAAACGATGTTGGCAGAGCGTTTGCCGGGCCTGCTCCCGGACCTGGCCGGCACAGCGGCCATGGAGGTGACCGCCATTCACTCGTTGGCAGCTGTCCAGTCATCGGCGCTGACGCTCATCCGCAGGCCTCCCTTTGAGAATCCCCACCACAGTGCCACCTCTGCTGCCATCATCGGCGGAGGCTCGGGACTTCCCAGGCCCGGTGCCGCTTCGCGTGCACATCGTGGTGTCTTGTTCCTGGATGAGGCTCCCGAGTATGAACGCCGGGTATTGGATGCCCTGAGGCAACCGCTGGAAAGCGGAGAGCTGGTCATACACCGTTCAGCCGGCACTGCGGCATATCCGGCCCGGTTTCAGCTGGTGCTGGCCGCGAATCCCTGCCCGTGCGGGAAAGCGTCCGGGAAAGGCATGGACTGTACGTGCACTGCCATGATGCGCCGAAGGTACTTCGGTCGGATCTCCGGGCCGCTCCTGGACCGCGTGGATATTCAATTGCAGGTTGAGCGCGTGTCTTTGGCTGACTTTGGCCAGGCCGGCAAGGAAGAAGACACACTCACGGTAGCTGCGCGGGTGATGGCGGCCAGGGAGCGGCAACATGAGCGCCTAGCGGACATGGGCCTGGAGACCAATTCGCAGGTGCCCGGGCGTACCTTGCGGGGTGAGTTGCGGCTCGCTCCAGGGACTACCCGGATTCTGGACACTGCACTGGAGCGAGGCACCCTTACTGCGCGTGGCTACGATCGGGTCCTTCGGCTGGCATGGACGCTGGCAGACCTGGCGCACAGTGATACACCGGACATCGATCACATTGGCCAGGCTTTGGGTCTGCGCCAAGCCGCGGCTGCGACATGA
- the trmD gene encoding tRNA (guanosine(37)-N1)-methyltransferase TrmD: MRIDVVSIFPEYLAPLELSLIGKARQDGLLELNVHDLRSFTTDRHRTVDDTPYGGGAGMVMKPEPWAQALESVAGAGMDSKPVLIVPSPAGEKFNQALAYELAEEQQLVFACGRYEGIDERVIDWAQDHFTVRPVSLGDYVLNGGEVAVLAMVEAIGRLLPGVVGNPESLVEESHSDGLLEYPVYTKPSAWRDHDVPPVLLSGNHGKIAQWRRHEQFRRTAERRPDLMEGLDAGVLSRADRQALADLGYDVVDGRLRAKRDGKDNN; encoded by the coding sequence ATGAGGATCGATGTTGTCAGTATCTTTCCTGAGTACCTCGCTCCGCTGGAGCTATCACTCATAGGCAAGGCCCGCCAGGACGGATTGCTGGAGCTGAACGTCCACGATCTGCGCTCCTTCACCACGGACAGGCACCGGACGGTTGATGACACGCCCTATGGTGGCGGTGCCGGAATGGTCATGAAACCCGAGCCGTGGGCTCAGGCGCTGGAATCAGTTGCCGGAGCAGGCATGGACTCCAAGCCGGTGCTGATTGTGCCGTCGCCGGCAGGGGAAAAATTCAATCAGGCCTTGGCTTATGAGCTGGCCGAAGAACAACAACTCGTTTTCGCGTGCGGCCGCTACGAAGGCATTGACGAACGCGTGATCGATTGGGCTCAGGATCATTTCACGGTCCGGCCCGTCAGCCTTGGTGATTACGTTCTCAACGGCGGCGAGGTTGCGGTGCTGGCCATGGTCGAAGCGATCGGGCGCCTCCTTCCAGGTGTGGTGGGCAACCCGGAGTCCCTGGTTGAAGAGTCCCACTCGGATGGTCTCCTGGAATATCCCGTGTACACCAAGCCTTCAGCGTGGCGTGATCATGACGTCCCGCCCGTCCTTCTGAGCGGTAACCACGGAAAAATCGCACAATGGCGGCGCCACGAGCAGTTCCGTCGGACAGCTGAGCGCAGGCCGGATCTGATGGAAGGCCTCGACGCCGGCGTCTTGAGTCGTGCGGACCGTCAGGCCCTCGCGGACCTGGGCTACGACGTCGTTGATGGCCGCCTGCGGGCCAAGCGTGACGGCAAGGACAACAACTAA
- the lepB gene encoding signal peptidase I, whose protein sequence is MDTSERQPRKQGWRFVLLALVLAVAISGLVRSLWLDVYYIPSESMEPLLEEGDRILVSRVAFNSEPIRRGDVVVFDGRGSFAPLSSGQGPFVDAVSAASQWFGLTGSDTTYVKRVIGVAGDHIQCCDAAGNLTVNGQVLEEPYLYPGDEPSKQKFDVVVPQGRLWLMGDHRSRSADSRGLLGAPGGGMVPVDRVIGQPVRIVWPLDRFAEMPRSAQAETPPKNGQ, encoded by the coding sequence ATGGACACATCAGAACGCCAGCCCCGGAAACAGGGCTGGCGTTTTGTTTTACTCGCCCTGGTGCTGGCCGTGGCCATCAGCGGCCTGGTCCGTTCCTTGTGGCTTGACGTCTATTACATTCCTTCCGAGTCCATGGAACCCCTCCTTGAAGAAGGAGACCGGATACTGGTCTCGCGCGTGGCGTTCAACTCCGAGCCGATACGCCGCGGGGATGTTGTGGTCTTCGACGGCCGCGGTTCCTTCGCTCCTCTGAGCAGTGGGCAGGGGCCCTTCGTCGATGCAGTGTCAGCGGCGAGCCAGTGGTTCGGGCTTACCGGCAGCGACACCACCTACGTCAAGCGGGTCATCGGGGTGGCGGGAGACCACATCCAGTGCTGTGATGCCGCAGGAAACCTCACGGTCAACGGTCAGGTTCTTGAGGAACCCTATCTGTATCCGGGGGATGAACCGAGCAAGCAGAAATTCGACGTCGTAGTCCCTCAGGGCCGCCTTTGGCTCATGGGGGACCACCGTTCGCGTTCTGCTGATTCGCGGGGCCTTTTGGGTGCCCCGGGCGGTGGCATGGTTCCCGTTGATCGCGTTATAGGCCAACCGGTCCGGATTGTCTGGCCACTTGATAGATTTGCAGAGATGCCTCGCTCAGCGCAGGCCGAAACACCACCGAAGAACGGACAGTAA
- the lepB gene encoding signal peptidase I, protein MPDKAPENPERYDDDARLSDGTASAAGVAEPGPNEGSPSEGGSHAAEKPRKNPVLVWVKEIVTVVAIALVLSFLLKTFLFRAFYIPSESMESTLDVNDRIFINLLVPGPFDLARGDVVVFKDAQAWLPPVAAKPAGPMDWVGDGLEFVGLAPDNNDQHLVKRVIGLPGDRVSCCDAEGRLSINGVPVNETYINPAEVPQPKTFDIVVPEGKVWVMGDNRNHSEDSRMHQEVNGGFINIEDVEGKATVIAWPINRWTILDNYQDVFRDVPDGTPAN, encoded by the coding sequence ATGCCGGACAAAGCTCCAGAGAACCCCGAGCGGTACGACGACGACGCCCGGCTCTCGGATGGAACGGCAAGTGCCGCCGGCGTGGCTGAACCTGGCCCGAATGAGGGCTCACCGTCCGAAGGCGGTTCACATGCAGCCGAAAAGCCCCGTAAGAACCCGGTCCTCGTCTGGGTCAAGGAGATCGTCACGGTAGTGGCGATTGCTCTGGTGCTGTCCTTCCTGCTCAAGACTTTCCTGTTCAGGGCGTTCTACATCCCCTCCGAGTCCATGGAAAGCACGCTGGACGTCAACGATCGCATCTTCATCAACCTCCTGGTACCGGGGCCATTCGACCTCGCACGCGGGGACGTTGTGGTCTTCAAGGATGCCCAAGCCTGGTTGCCCCCGGTGGCGGCGAAGCCGGCCGGACCTATGGACTGGGTGGGCGATGGCCTGGAGTTCGTTGGCCTGGCTCCTGATAACAATGATCAGCACCTGGTCAAGCGCGTCATAGGCCTTCCGGGGGACAGGGTCTCCTGTTGCGACGCTGAGGGTCGGCTGTCCATTAACGGGGTGCCAGTGAATGAAACCTACATCAACCCGGCCGAGGTGCCGCAGCCGAAGACCTTCGATATTGTTGTTCCGGAAGGAAAAGTGTGGGTGATGGGCGACAACCGCAACCACTCCGAAGACTCCCGGATGCACCAGGAAGTCAACGGGGGTTTCATCAACATTGAAGATGTTGAAGGCAAAGCCACCGTCATTGCCTGGCCGATCAACCGCTGGACCATCCTGGATAACTACCAGGATGTTTTCCGCGATGTCCCTGACGGTACCCCGGCCAACTAG
- a CDS encoding ribonuclease HII, whose product MASTATGSKGKVPARTSARSKAGSTAKAKSPVGVPTLEIERSFLSSGVRFLAGVDEVGRGALAGPVSVGIAVVDLEEHGLLAEVKDSKLLKPEDRDRLEPLVREWAVASAVGHASSREIDDIGIIAALRLAGTRAWLEILAGGITPDVVLLDGSHNWLSPDVQASLFDSPDLGPWCEAPVHTRIKADMSCLSVAAASVLAKVARDRIMVDLHSEVPSYGWNVNKGYATAAHRDVIRLQGPSVHHRTSWNLTGPEEVGIIPS is encoded by the coding sequence ATGGCATCTACGGCTACCGGTTCCAAGGGCAAGGTCCCTGCCAGGACTTCGGCGAGGTCAAAAGCTGGATCCACTGCAAAGGCCAAGAGCCCGGTGGGTGTCCCTACCCTTGAGATAGAACGATCCTTCTTGTCCTCCGGGGTGCGCTTCCTTGCCGGAGTGGATGAGGTGGGGCGGGGCGCCCTTGCGGGGCCGGTCAGCGTTGGGATTGCTGTGGTGGACCTTGAAGAGCACGGTCTGCTGGCAGAGGTTAAGGACAGCAAGCTCCTCAAGCCCGAGGACCGGGACAGACTTGAACCTTTGGTTCGCGAGTGGGCTGTTGCCTCCGCGGTAGGGCACGCCTCTTCCCGGGAAATTGATGACATCGGCATCATCGCCGCCCTCCGTTTGGCTGGCACCCGTGCTTGGCTGGAGATCCTTGCCGGTGGCATCACACCGGACGTTGTACTGCTGGATGGCAGCCACAATTGGTTGTCACCTGATGTTCAGGCCTCACTCTTCGACTCCCCGGACCTTGGTCCGTGGTGTGAGGCTCCTGTGCATACCAGGATCAAGGCGGATATGAGTTGCCTGAGTGTTGCTGCTGCCAGTGTTCTGGCCAAAGTTGCCCGGGACCGGATCATGGTGGACCTGCATTCTGAAGTTCCCTCTTACGGGTGGAACGTCAACAAGGGGTACGCTACCGCTGCACACCGGGATGTGATCCGGTTGCAAGGACCCAGCGTCCATCACCGGACCAGCTGGAACCTCACAGGCCCTGAAGAAGTTGGCATAATTCCTTCCTGA
- the dprA gene encoding DNA-processing protein DprA, whose amino-acid sequence MSTRDTKGFTAMAGLGKQDKERIARAALARLMEPQDSVGLALVRALGAVDALGVATGELGAGPNLEREISAVLVDGGGASSWAGLPASVRRWAPRVRDLAPDRDLETMTRLGGRLIIPGDALWPEQLEALGLQEPLCLWWRGREQPLPGSGHSIALVGSRDSTNYGASVTGDLAYGLAQRGFTVVSGGAYGIDAHAHRGALSGGVASVPTIAVMAGGVDRFYPSGNEDLLRAVATQGAVISEVPPGSAPTRYRFLQRNRIIAALASVTVVVEARWRSGALNTAHHAESIGRVVAAVPGSIHSANSAGCHRLLRDGGAVCVTDVGEIAELAGGIGERLSEDRDTGAAVHDGLSLEDLILLDALPLRSASSVEKLTVVAGLSADAVRAGLGRLGLLGLASSERGAWKRSKTS is encoded by the coding sequence ATGAGTACTAGAGACACGAAGGGATTCACAGCCATGGCTGGATTGGGGAAGCAGGATAAGGAACGAATTGCCAGAGCAGCACTGGCCCGGCTGATGGAGCCGCAGGACTCCGTGGGCTTGGCGTTGGTGCGGGCTTTGGGCGCCGTGGATGCTTTGGGCGTGGCAACTGGGGAGTTGGGAGCAGGGCCAAATCTGGAGCGTGAGATCTCTGCAGTGCTGGTTGACGGGGGAGGGGCATCGTCCTGGGCCGGGCTCCCTGCGAGCGTTCGTCGCTGGGCACCCCGCGTCAGGGACCTCGCACCTGACAGAGACCTGGAAACCATGACCAGGCTGGGAGGGCGATTGATCATCCCTGGTGATGCACTGTGGCCGGAGCAATTGGAAGCCCTTGGCCTGCAGGAGCCGCTGTGCTTGTGGTGGCGTGGACGGGAACAACCTCTGCCCGGTTCCGGACATTCGATCGCCCTTGTTGGGTCGAGGGACAGCACCAACTACGGCGCGTCCGTCACGGGCGACCTCGCATATGGCCTGGCGCAGCGAGGATTCACCGTGGTTTCCGGCGGAGCTTACGGCATTGACGCCCATGCCCACAGAGGAGCCCTGAGCGGTGGGGTTGCCAGCGTGCCCACTATCGCCGTCATGGCAGGAGGCGTGGATCGCTTCTACCCATCAGGCAACGAAGACCTCCTGCGGGCAGTAGCCACGCAAGGTGCTGTCATCTCCGAGGTTCCGCCAGGCTCCGCTCCCACCCGATACAGATTCCTGCAAAGAAACAGGATTATTGCGGCGTTGGCTTCAGTGACGGTGGTTGTAGAAGCCCGATGGCGATCCGGAGCACTCAACACCGCTCATCATGCTGAAAGCATTGGAAGAGTGGTTGCGGCGGTACCGGGTTCCATTCACAGCGCCAACTCGGCGGGCTGCCACAGGCTCCTTAGGGACGGCGGAGCTGTGTGCGTCACCGACGTCGGGGAGATTGCAGAACTTGCCGGCGGGATAGGTGAACGCCTCAGCGAGGACAGGGACACCGGCGCTGCCGTGCACGATGGACTGTCCCTGGAGGACCTGATTCTTCTCGACGCTTTGCCGCTTCGATCCGCAAGTTCAGTGGAGAAGCTGACGGTGGTGGCTGGGTTGAGTGCAGACGCTGTGCGTGCCGGCTTGGGCCGGTTGGGTCTGCTTGGTTTAGCCAGCTCCGAACGGGGTGCCTGGAAACGAAGCAAAACTTCCTAG
- the rimM gene encoding ribosome maturation factor RimM (Essential for efficient processing of 16S rRNA), with protein MQLQVARIGKPHGIRGEVTVQVLTDAPSERFVAGTEFVVEPASAGPLTIRSARWNKDILLLGFEEIADRNAAEVIRGAKLFIETEELDDEDDDEGWYEHELVGLEARVGSQVVGTVAALTTLPVQDLLTVKAPDGKEILVPFVEEIVPEVNVEDGYILITPPSGLFEINDENPKEPKDGAGDDA; from the coding sequence ATGCAGCTCCAGGTGGCCCGGATCGGCAAACCGCACGGTATTCGCGGCGAGGTAACGGTGCAGGTACTCACCGACGCGCCTTCCGAGCGATTCGTCGCTGGAACCGAGTTTGTGGTGGAGCCGGCTTCGGCCGGCCCGCTGACCATCCGCAGTGCCCGGTGGAACAAGGACATCCTCCTGCTGGGCTTCGAGGAAATCGCGGACCGTAACGCCGCCGAGGTCATCCGGGGGGCGAAGCTCTTCATCGAAACCGAGGAACTCGACGACGAAGACGACGACGAAGGCTGGTACGAGCACGAGCTGGTGGGCCTGGAGGCCCGGGTTGGTTCGCAGGTAGTGGGCACAGTGGCCGCGCTCACAACCTTGCCCGTCCAGGACCTCCTGACAGTCAAGGCTCCCGACGGCAAGGAAATCCTCGTTCCCTTCGTTGAAGAAATCGTTCCGGAGGTCAACGTCGAGGATGGCTACATCCTTATCACTCCGCCGTCGGGCCTCTTCGAGATCAACGACGAGAACCCCAAGGAGCCCAAGGATGGTGCCGGGGATGATGCCTGA
- a CDS encoding DUF2469 domain-containing protein, producing MSAEDLENYETDMELQLYREYRDVVGLFSYVVETERRFYLANHVDLQARSADGEVYFDLTLQDAWVWDVYRSARFVKNVRVITFKDVNVEELPRSEDLALPKDGGLGDLGDLGN from the coding sequence ATGAGCGCTGAGGACCTTGAGAACTATGAAACCGACATGGAGCTTCAGCTCTACCGCGAGTACCGGGATGTTGTCGGTCTGTTCAGCTACGTAGTTGAAACCGAGCGGCGTTTCTACTTGGCCAATCATGTGGACCTGCAAGCCCGCAGCGCGGACGGCGAAGTCTACTTTGACCTCACCTTGCAGGATGCGTGGGTCTGGGACGTCTATCGCTCCGCCCGCTTCGTCAAGAATGTACGGGTCATCACGTTCAAGGACGTCAACGTCGAAGAACTGCCGCGTAGCGAGGACCTGGCTTTGCCGAAGGACGGCGGACTTGGGGACTTGGGAGATCTGGGCAACTAA